Proteins co-encoded in one Streptomyces roseochromogenus subsp. oscitans DS 12.976 genomic window:
- a CDS encoding MBL fold metallo-hydrolase translates to MKLTKKSHACVRLEKNGQTLVIDPGGFSEEDAALGADAILITHEHPDHFDEFRLRAAMENNPVARIWTLRSVADRITAAFPGRVHTVGHGDTFTAAGFDVQVHGELHAVIHPDIPRITNVGYLIDGGRVFHPGDALTVPDQPVETLMLPVMAPWNKISEVIDYVREVKPQRAYDVHDALLTDLARPIYDRQIGALGGTDHQRLTPGASTEV, encoded by the coding sequence ATGAAGCTCACGAAGAAGTCCCACGCCTGCGTCCGCCTGGAGAAGAACGGGCAGACCCTCGTCATCGACCCCGGAGGGTTCAGCGAGGAGGACGCCGCGCTCGGCGCGGACGCCATCCTGATCACGCACGAGCACCCGGACCACTTCGACGAGTTCCGGCTCCGGGCCGCCATGGAGAACAACCCGGTGGCCCGGATCTGGACGCTGAGGTCCGTCGCCGACCGGATCACGGCGGCCTTCCCGGGCCGGGTGCACACCGTCGGCCACGGCGACACCTTCACCGCGGCCGGCTTCGACGTGCAGGTCCACGGCGAGCTGCACGCGGTGATCCACCCGGACATCCCGCGTATCACCAACGTCGGCTATCTGATCGACGGCGGCCGGGTCTTCCACCCCGGCGACGCCCTCACCGTCCCCGACCAGCCGGTGGAGACGCTGATGCTCCCGGTGATGGCCCCGTGGAACAAGATCTCCGAGGTCATCGACTACGTCCGGGAGGTGAAGCCGCAGCGCGCCTACGACGTCCACGACGCCCTGCTCACCGACCTCGCCCGCCCGATCTACGACCGCCAGATCGGCGCCCTCGGCGGCACGGACCACCAGCGGCTGACCCCGGGAGCCTCCACCGAGGTGTGA
- a CDS encoding alpha/beta fold hydrolase: MSETPPNTLQYRFDGPEDAPVLILGPSLGTTWHMWDRQVPELTKHWRVFRFDLPGHGGAPAHPAGSVAELTTRLLATLDSLGVQRFGYAGCALGGAIGIELALRHPERLASLALVATSPRFGTADEFRQRGVIVRTNGLDPIARTAPDRWFTGGFAAAQPAITEWAVQMVRTTDPGCYIAACEALAAFDVRPELGRVGAPTLVLVGSDDQVTGPAEARTLVAGIPDARLAVVPGASHLVPVEQPAAVTDLLVHHFSTAWQQPYDTGQTVLPTASAPPVPAVAPPPVPRAEIAPVAVPAQPAVRPDRYESGLKIRREVLGDAYVDGELAQSDGFSGDFQELVTRYAWGEIWDRPGLDRRTRSCITLTALVAGGHLEELALHTRAALRNGLTPDEIKEVLLQAAVYCGVPAARSAFRVARQVIREETTPSE; this comes from the coding sequence GTGAGTGAGACACCACCGAACACCCTGCAATACCGCTTTGACGGGCCAGAAGACGCTCCGGTCCTGATCTTGGGTCCCTCACTGGGTACCACATGGCACATGTGGGACCGCCAGGTCCCGGAGCTGACCAAGCACTGGCGGGTCTTCCGGTTCGACCTGCCCGGCCACGGCGGCGCCCCCGCCCACCCGGCCGGTTCCGTCGCCGAACTGACCACCCGGCTGCTGGCCACACTGGACTCGCTGGGCGTGCAGCGGTTTGGCTACGCGGGCTGCGCGCTGGGCGGTGCGATCGGCATCGAGCTGGCCCTGCGCCACCCCGAGCGGCTCGCCTCGCTGGCGCTGGTCGCCACCTCGCCCCGGTTCGGGACCGCCGACGAGTTCCGGCAGCGCGGGGTCATCGTCCGCACCAACGGCCTCGACCCGATCGCCCGGACCGCGCCGGACCGCTGGTTCACCGGGGGGTTCGCCGCGGCCCAGCCGGCGATCACCGAGTGGGCGGTGCAGATGGTCCGCACCACCGACCCCGGCTGCTACATCGCCGCCTGTGAGGCGCTCGCCGCATTCGACGTACGGCCCGAGCTGGGCCGGGTCGGCGCGCCGACGCTCGTGCTCGTCGGCTCCGACGACCAGGTCACCGGGCCCGCCGAGGCCCGCACCCTGGTCGCGGGCATACCGGACGCGCGGCTCGCGGTCGTCCCCGGCGCCTCCCACCTGGTCCCGGTCGAGCAGCCGGCGGCCGTCACCGACCTGCTGGTGCACCACTTCTCCACCGCCTGGCAGCAGCCCTACGACACCGGTCAGACGGTCCTGCCGACGGCGTCGGCCCCGCCGGTCCCCGCGGTGGCGCCGCCGCCCGTGCCTCGCGCCGAGATAGCCCCGGTCGCCGTACCCGCGCAGCCGGCCGTGCGGCCCGACCGGTACGAGAGCGGGCTCAAGATCCGCCGGGAGGTGCTGGGCGACGCGTACGTGGACGGGGAGCTGGCGCAGTCCGACGGATTCTCCGGGGACTTCCAGGAGCTCGTCACCCGCTACGCCTGGGGCGAGATATGGGACCGGCCGGGCCTGGACCGCCGTACCCGCAGCTGCATCACGCTGACCGCGCTGGTCGCGGGCGGCCATCTGGAGGAGCTGGCCCTGCATACCCGGGCCGCCCTGCGCAACGGGCTCACCCCGGACGAGATCAAGGAAGTGCTGCTGCAGGCGGCCGTGTACTGCGGGGTGCCGGCCGCACGCAGCGCGTTCCGGGTGGCCCGGCAGGTCATCCGGGAGGAGACCACCCCCTCCGAGTGA